One genomic segment of Burkholderia pyrrocinia includes these proteins:
- the flgJ gene encoding flagellar assembly peptidoglycan hydrolase FlgJ → MAATLPNANDLTQRFALDVQGFDALRAQAKQSPQAGAKAVAGQFDAMFTQMMLKSMRDASPDGGLFDSHTSKMYTSMLDQQLAQQMSTRGIGVADALMKQLLRNAGQGTGGDTAADVGAGGLGAGGLGTAGNEGSLAAMNAMARAYANAAGNNGGLAGARGYSGGSALTPPLKGASGAPDADAFVDRLAAPAQAASATTGIPARFIVGQAALESGWGKREIRAADGSTSYNVFGIKASKGWTGRTVSALTTEYVNGTPRRVVAKFRAYDSYEHAMTDYANLLKNNPRYSGVLSASRSVEGFAHGMQKAGYATDPNYAKKLISIMQQIG, encoded by the coding sequence CAGCCACGCTCCCGAATGCGAACGACCTCACGCAGCGCTTCGCGCTCGACGTGCAGGGTTTCGACGCGCTGCGCGCGCAGGCGAAGCAGTCGCCGCAGGCCGGCGCGAAGGCCGTCGCCGGGCAGTTCGACGCGATGTTCACGCAGATGATGCTCAAGAGCATGCGCGACGCGTCGCCCGATGGCGGGCTGTTCGATTCGCATACGTCGAAGATGTACACGTCGATGCTCGACCAGCAGCTCGCGCAGCAGATGTCGACGCGCGGGATCGGCGTCGCCGACGCGCTGATGAAACAGTTGCTGCGCAACGCGGGGCAGGGCACGGGCGGCGACACGGCGGCCGATGTCGGCGCGGGCGGCCTGGGCGCGGGCGGCCTCGGCACGGCCGGCAACGAAGGCAGCCTCGCCGCGATGAACGCGATGGCGCGCGCGTATGCGAACGCGGCCGGGAACAACGGCGGGCTCGCCGGCGCGCGCGGCTATTCGGGCGGCAGCGCGCTGACGCCGCCGCTGAAAGGCGCGAGCGGTGCGCCGGACGCCGACGCGTTCGTCGACCGCCTCGCCGCGCCGGCGCAGGCCGCGAGCGCGACCACGGGCATCCCGGCGCGCTTCATCGTCGGCCAGGCCGCGCTCGAATCGGGCTGGGGCAAGCGCGAGATCCGCGCGGCCGACGGCTCGACCAGCTACAACGTATTCGGCATCAAGGCGAGCAAGGGCTGGACCGGCCGCACGGTGTCGGCGCTGACGACCGAGTACGTGAACGGCACGCCGCGCCGCGTGGTCGCGAAATTCCGCGCGTACGACTCGTACGAGCACGCGATGACCGATTACGCGAACCTGCTGAAGAACAATCCGCGCTACTCGGGCGTGCTGAGCGCGAGCCGCAGCGTCGAGGGCTTCGCGCACGGGATGCAGAAGGCCGGTTACGCGACCGACCCGAACTATGCGAAGAAGCTGATCTCGATCATGCAGCAGATCGGCTGA